One window of the Micropterus dolomieu isolate WLL.071019.BEF.003 ecotype Adirondacks linkage group LG08, ASM2129224v1, whole genome shotgun sequence genome contains the following:
- the eno1a gene encoding enolase 1a, (alpha): MSILKIHAREIFDSRGNPTVEVDLYTKKGLFRAAVPSGASTGIYEALELRDNDKTRYMGKGVSKAVDHINKTIAPALISKDVSVVDQSKIDKLMLDMDGTENKSKFGANAILGVSLAVCKAGAAEKGVPLYRHIADLAGNPEVILPVPAFNVINGGSHAGNKLAMQEFMILPVGASSFKEAMRIGAEVYHNLKNVIKEKYGKDATNVGDEGGFAPNILENKEALELLKNAIAKAGYTDKIVIGMDVAASEFYKGGKYDLDFKSPDDPSRYITPDQLADLYRSFVKDYPVVSIEDPFDQDDWQAWTNFTASTSIQVVGDDLTVTNPKRISKGVAEKACNCLLLKVNQIGSVTESLQACKMAQSNGWGVMVSHRSGETEDTFIADLVVGLCTGQIKTGAPCRSERLAKYNQLLRIEEELGDKARFAGQNFRHPI; this comes from the exons ATGTCCATCCTGAAGATCCACGCTCGTGAGATTTTTGACTCCCGTGGCAATCCCACTGTGGAGGTTGACCTGTACACCAAGAAAG GTCTCTTTAGGGCTGCAGTGCCCAGCGGTGCTTCCACAGGCATCTACGAGGCTCTGGAGCTCCGTGACAATGACAAGACTCGCTACATGGGCAAAG GTGTCTCAAAAGCTGTTGATCATATCAATAAAACAATTGCACCTGCACTGATTAGCAAG GATGTGAGCGTTGTGGATCAGAGCAAGATCGACAAGCTGATGCTGGACATGGATGGCACAGAAAACAAGT CTAAGTTTGGTGCTAATGCCATCCTCGGCGTATCCCTGGCTGTGTGCAAGGCTGGTGCAGCAGAGAAGGGAGTTCCCCTCTACCGCCACATTGCTGACCTGGCTGGCAACCCTGAAGTCATCCTTCCTGTCCCG GCTTTCAACGTCATCAACGGCGGCTCCCATGCAGGCAACAAGCTGGCCATGCAGGAGTTCATGATCCTGCCTGTGGGAGCCAGCAGCTTCAAGGAGGCCATGCGCATTGGTGCCGAGGTCTACCACAACCTGAAGAATGTCATTAAGGAGAAATATGGCAAGGACGCCACTAATGTAGGAGACGAGGGAGGCTTCGCCCCCAACATCCTGGAGAACAAGGAAG cTCTGGAGCTTCTGAAGAATGCCATTGCCAAGGCCGGCTACACTGATAAGATTGTCATTGGCATGGATGTGGCTGCCTCTGAGTTCTACAAGGGTGGCAAGTACGACCTGGACTTCAAGTCACCTGACGACCCCAGCCGCTACATCACCCCTGACCAGCTGGCTGATCTCTACAGGAGCTTTGTTAAAGATTACCCTG TGGTGTCCATTGAAGACCCCTTTGACCAGGATGACTGGCAAGCGTGGACCAATTTCACAGCCAGCACCAGCATCCAGGTGGTGGGCGACGACCTCACAGTCACCAACCCTAAACGCATCTCCAAGGGCGTGGCCGAAAAGGCCTGCAACTGCCTTCTGCTCAAAGTCAATCAGATCGGCTCCGTCACGGAGTCCCTGCAGGC CTGCAAGATGGCCCAGAGCAACGGCTGGGGCGTAATGGTCAGCCATCGCtctggagagacagaggacaccTTCATTGCTGACCTGGTTGTCGGTCTCTGCACTGGACAG ATCAAGACTGGTGCACCTTGCAGATCTGAGCGCTTGGCCAAATACAATCAGCTGCTCAG GATTGAAGAGGAGCTTGGCGACAAGGCCCGTTTTGCCGGCCAGAACTTCAGGCACCCCATCTGA
- the LOC123975399 gene encoding solute carrier family 2, facilitated glucose transporter member 5-like, producing the protein MVENEERGKPVERRGRLTVVLALATLISAFGSSFQYGYNVAVINSPSPFMQQFYNTTYLERYGRPMEENFLTLLWSLSVSMYPLGGFFGSLMVAPLVNKLGRKGTLLFNNIFSIVPAVMMGVSEIAKSYEIVIVARFIVGICAGLSSNVVPMYLGELSPKNLRGALGIIPQLFITIGILSAQVLGIRNILGNSTGWTLMLGLTGIPALIELLLLPFFPESPRYMLIQRGDEKAAKKALMRLRGWDNVDAELSEMRLEEQSERAEGRMSVLTLLSQRSLRWQLVSIIIMNMGQQLSGINAIYYYADSIYGTAGVKQNEIQYVTVGTGAANVFMTIAAVFIVEATGRRPLLLCGFGICCGACVLLSVALVLQATVTWMPYVSIACVIIYVTGHAIGPSAIACVVTTEMFRQSARPAAFMVGGSVHWLSNFTVGLVFPFLEKGLGSYSFIIFSFICLVTLVYIWLVVPETKNKTFLEICQMFAKRNKVEIKVGDGDAPLKESKESLEDAVRVTAF; encoded by the exons ATGGTGGAGAACGAGGAACGGGGAAAGCctgtggagaggagaggg AGATTAACCGTGGTCCTGGCATTGGCAACACTCATATCTGCATTTGGTTCATCATTCCAGTATGGTTATAACGTGGCTGTGATCAACTCTCCATCACCG TTCATGCAGCAGTTCTATAATACCACCTACCTGGAGCGTTACGGCAGGCCAATGGAGGAGAACTTCCTTACTCTGCTGtggtctctctctgtgtccatGTACCCACTAGGAGGCTTCTTCGGCTCTCTCATGGTGGCTCCTCTGGTCAACAAACTTGGGAG GAAAGGCACCCTCCTCTTCAACAACATCTTCTCTATCGTCCCTGCTGTGATGATGGGAGTCAGTGAGATTGCCAAGTCCTATGAGATTGTCATTGTGGCTCGGTTTATAGTGGGCATCTGTGCAG GTCTCTCATCCAACGTGGTGCCCATGTATCTGGGTGAACTCTCTCCCAAAAACCTGAGGGGAGCCCTTGGCATCATACCACAGCTCTTCATCACCATTGGCATCCTCAGTGCACAGGTACTGGGCATCAGAAACATACTGGGCAACAGCACAG GTTGGACCCTCATGCTGGGTTTGACCGGTATTCCTGCCCTGATAGAACTCTTGCTGCTGCCCTTCTTCCCAGAAAGCCCCAGGTACATGCTAATCCAGAGAGGAGATGAGAAGGCAGCAAAGAAAG CACTAATGCGTCTGCGTGGCTGGGACAACGTGGATGCAGAGCTGTCAGAGATGCGTCTGGAGGAGCAGTCGGAGAGGGCCGAGGGCCGCATGTCTGTGCTAACCCTGCTGTCCCAGCGCTCCCTTCGCTGGCAGCTGGtctccatcatcatcatgaaCATGGGCCAGCAGTTGTCGGGGATCAACGCA ATCTACTACTATGCAGATAGCATATATGGCACTGCAGGAGTCAAGCAGAATGAAATCCAGTACGTCACAGTGGGAACAGGTGCAGCCAATGTCTTCATGACCATAGCTGCT GTTTTCATCGTGGAGGCCACGGGACGACGGCCACTCCTCCTCTGTGGTTTTGGGATCTGCTGTGGGGCCTGTGTGCTGCTCTCTGTCGCTCTTGTCCTCCAG GCGACCGTGACTTGGATGCCCTACGTCAGCATCGCATGTGTCATCATCTACGTCACAGGACATGCCATAGGACCCA GTGCCATTGCTTGTGTGGTGACCACTGAGATGTTCAGGCAGTCGGCCAGGCCCGCTGCCTTCATGGTCGGAGGCTCCGTCCACTGGCTCTCTAATTTCACTGTTGGCCTGGTCTTCCCCTTCCTAGAG AAAGGTCTGGGCTCCTACAGCTTTATCATTTTTTCCTTCATCTGTCTGGTCACGCTAGTCTACATCTGGCTGGTGGTTCCAGAGACCAAGAACAAGACCTTCCTGGAGATCTGCCAGATGTTTGCCAAGAGGAACAAAGTGGAGATCAAAGTGGGTGATGGGGATGCACCACTGAAAGAGAGCAAAGAAAGCTTGGAGGATGCGGTGAGGGTCACGGCCTTCTAA
- the ca6 gene encoding pentraxin-related protein PTX3 isoform X2, which produces MMRTAVVHRKATRCTREGALDQMHWADQYPSCGGMKQSPIDIQRRSVRHNPDMLQLELSGYDAQKGTFLMSNNGHSVQIDLPPTMKITKGLPGKYTAVQMHLHWGGWDLEASGAEHTIDGTRYMAELHVVHYNSDKYASFTEARDKPDGLAVLAFFYDDGHFENTYYSDFISNLAKIKYAGQSMNISKINVRSMLPENLNHFFRYQGSLTTPPCYESILWTVFDTPITLSHNQIRKLESTLMDIDNKTIWNDYRIAQPLNDRVVESSFLPRLGKGTFCRQDEIESRLLKIEGLITSLGKHMYSVGHGSSKPTRYEPRALFPLVLNFQEKNSGSYALARLDHRMDLTSFTVCMHVLPELEGVHTVISYASNGNDNELMISIGEDRDAKEIGLWIGNEFVNLPHNFRSHDWTNYCITWSSHTGGAELWINGRVGEQRYLKSSYTISPGGVFLLGKDQDGYLGISNADAFVGKMTDVNVWDYVLTTADIRDQMSCQSNSTAVGNVFSWGTTKLSLYGGVQLDSQYRCS; this is translated from the exons ATGATGAGGACTGCGGTGGTGCACAGAAAGGCAACACGATGCACAAGAG AGGGAGCTTTGGACCAGATGCATTGGGCAGACCAGTACCCTTCATGTGGGGGTATGAAGCAGTCACCAATTGATATCCAGCGGCGCAGCGTGAGACACAACCCAGACATGTTACAACTGGAGCTCAGCGGATATGATGCACAGAAGGGAACTTTCCTCATGTCCAACAACGGGCACTCAG TTCAAATTGACCTGCCTCCCACTATGAAAATCACCAAGGGCCTCCCAGGAAAATACACAGCTGTCCAGATGCACCTGCACTGGGGCGGCTGGGACCTCGAGGCCAGTGGAGCGGAGCACACTATAGATGGCACCCGTTACATGGCAGAG CTCCATGTTGTCCATTACAATTCTGACAAGTACGCGAGCTTTACTGAAGCCAGAGATAAGCCAGACGGGCTGGCAGTACTCGCCTTTTTCTATGAT GACGGGCATTTTGAGAACACCTACTATAGTGACTTCATCTCTAACCTGGCCAAAATCAAGTATGCAG GTCAGTCCATGAACATTTCGAAAATCAACGTGCGCTCCATGCTGCCCGAGAACCTCAACCATTTCTTCAGATACCAGGGCTCCCTCACCACTCCACCCTGCTACGAGAGCATCCTCTGGACGGTGTTCGATACGCCCATCACTCTCTCACATAACCAG ATCAGAAAACTGGAGAGTACTCTGATGGACATTGACAACAAGACCATATGGAATGACTACCGCATTGCTCAGCCCCTCAATGACCGTGTGGTGGAGTCTTCTTTCCTGCCACGCCTCGGGAAAGGAA caTTTTGTCGCCAAGATGAAATTGAGTCCAGGCTCCTGAAGATTGAGGGCCTGATAACGTCTCTTGGAAAGCATATGTATTCAG TTGGACATGGCAGCTCAAAGCCTACCAGATATG AACCTCGCGCACTGTTTCCTCTGGTGCTCAACTTCCAGGAGAAAAATTCTGGTAGTTACGCTTTGGCCCGCCTCGACCACCGCATGGACCTGACCTCCTTCACTGTCTGCATGCATGTCCTGCCGGAGCTTGAGGGGGTCCACACTGTCATCTCCTACGCCAGTAATGGCAACGACAACGAGCTGATGATCTCCATCGGTGAAGACAGAGATGCGAAAGAGATTGGCCTCTGGATTGGCAACGAGTTCGTCAACCTGCCACACAACTTCAGGTCACACGACTGGACCAACTACTGCATCACCTGGTCTTCCCACACCGGTGGGGCAGAGCTGTGGATCAATGGCAGGGTGGGCGAGCAGCGGTACCTGAAAAGCAGTTACACAATCAGCCCTGGAGGTGTGTTCCTCCTGGGCAAAGACCAGGATGGATACCTGGGCATCTCTAACGCAGACGCCTTTGTGGGTAAGATGACTGATGTCAACGTGTGGGACTATGTGCTGACCACAGCAGATATCCGGGACCAGATGTCATGTCAGAGTAACAGCACAGCGGTGGGAAATGTGTTCAGCTGGGGAACCACCAAACTTAGTCTGTATGGAGGGGTGCAGCTGGACAGCCAGTACAGATGCTCCTGA
- the ca6 gene encoding carbonic anhydrase 6 isoform X1: MEFFSVVVSVISVCVVSANIPHDSIHWTYTEGALDQMHWADQYPSCGGMKQSPIDIQRRSVRHNPDMLQLELSGYDAQKGTFLMSNNGHSVQIDLPPTMKITKGLPGKYTAVQMHLHWGGWDLEASGAEHTIDGTRYMAELHVVHYNSDKYASFTEARDKPDGLAVLAFFYDDGHFENTYYSDFISNLAKIKYAGQSMNISKINVRSMLPENLNHFFRYQGSLTTPPCYESILWTVFDTPITLSHNQIRKLESTLMDIDNKTIWNDYRIAQPLNDRVVESSFLPRLGKGTFCRQDEIESRLLKIEGLITSLGKHMYSVGHGSSKPTRYEPRALFPLVLNFQEKNSGSYALARLDHRMDLTSFTVCMHVLPELEGVHTVISYASNGNDNELMISIGEDRDAKEIGLWIGNEFVNLPHNFRSHDWTNYCITWSSHTGGAELWINGRVGEQRYLKSSYTISPGGVFLLGKDQDGYLGISNADAFVGKMTDVNVWDYVLTTADIRDQMSCQSNSTAVGNVFSWGTTKLSLYGGVQLDSQYRCS, encoded by the exons ATGGAGTTTTTCTCGGTGGTCGTCTCTGTTATTTCAGTCTGTGTTGTCAGTGCTAATATTCCCCATGATAGTATCCACTGGACATACACAG AGGGAGCTTTGGACCAGATGCATTGGGCAGACCAGTACCCTTCATGTGGGGGTATGAAGCAGTCACCAATTGATATCCAGCGGCGCAGCGTGAGACACAACCCAGACATGTTACAACTGGAGCTCAGCGGATATGATGCACAGAAGGGAACTTTCCTCATGTCCAACAACGGGCACTCAG TTCAAATTGACCTGCCTCCCACTATGAAAATCACCAAGGGCCTCCCAGGAAAATACACAGCTGTCCAGATGCACCTGCACTGGGGCGGCTGGGACCTCGAGGCCAGTGGAGCGGAGCACACTATAGATGGCACCCGTTACATGGCAGAG CTCCATGTTGTCCATTACAATTCTGACAAGTACGCGAGCTTTACTGAAGCCAGAGATAAGCCAGACGGGCTGGCAGTACTCGCCTTTTTCTATGAT GACGGGCATTTTGAGAACACCTACTATAGTGACTTCATCTCTAACCTGGCCAAAATCAAGTATGCAG GTCAGTCCATGAACATTTCGAAAATCAACGTGCGCTCCATGCTGCCCGAGAACCTCAACCATTTCTTCAGATACCAGGGCTCCCTCACCACTCCACCCTGCTACGAGAGCATCCTCTGGACGGTGTTCGATACGCCCATCACTCTCTCACATAACCAG ATCAGAAAACTGGAGAGTACTCTGATGGACATTGACAACAAGACCATATGGAATGACTACCGCATTGCTCAGCCCCTCAATGACCGTGTGGTGGAGTCTTCTTTCCTGCCACGCCTCGGGAAAGGAA caTTTTGTCGCCAAGATGAAATTGAGTCCAGGCTCCTGAAGATTGAGGGCCTGATAACGTCTCTTGGAAAGCATATGTATTCAG TTGGACATGGCAGCTCAAAGCCTACCAGATATG AACCTCGCGCACTGTTTCCTCTGGTGCTCAACTTCCAGGAGAAAAATTCTGGTAGTTACGCTTTGGCCCGCCTCGACCACCGCATGGACCTGACCTCCTTCACTGTCTGCATGCATGTCCTGCCGGAGCTTGAGGGGGTCCACACTGTCATCTCCTACGCCAGTAATGGCAACGACAACGAGCTGATGATCTCCATCGGTGAAGACAGAGATGCGAAAGAGATTGGCCTCTGGATTGGCAACGAGTTCGTCAACCTGCCACACAACTTCAGGTCACACGACTGGACCAACTACTGCATCACCTGGTCTTCCCACACCGGTGGGGCAGAGCTGTGGATCAATGGCAGGGTGGGCGAGCAGCGGTACCTGAAAAGCAGTTACACAATCAGCCCTGGAGGTGTGTTCCTCCTGGGCAAAGACCAGGATGGATACCTGGGCATCTCTAACGCAGACGCCTTTGTGGGTAAGATGACTGATGTCAACGTGTGGGACTATGTGCTGACCACAGCAGATATCCGGGACCAGATGTCATGTCAGAGTAACAGCACAGCGGTGGGAAATGTGTTCAGCTGGGGAACCACCAAACTTAGTCTGTATGGAGGGGTGCAGCTGGACAGCCAGTACAGATGCTCCTGA
- the ca6 gene encoding carbonic anhydrase 6 isoform X3: MHWADQYPSCGGMKQSPIDIQRRSVRHNPDMLQLELSGYDAQKGTFLMSNNGHSVQIDLPPTMKITKGLPGKYTAVQMHLHWGGWDLEASGAEHTIDGTRYMAELHVVHYNSDKYASFTEARDKPDGLAVLAFFYDDGHFENTYYSDFISNLAKIKYAGQSMNISKINVRSMLPENLNHFFRYQGSLTTPPCYESILWTVFDTPITLSHNQIRKLESTLMDIDNKTIWNDYRIAQPLNDRVVESSFLPRLGKGTFCRQDEIESRLLKIEGLITSLGKHMYSVGHGSSKPTRYEPRALFPLVLNFQEKNSGSYALARLDHRMDLTSFTVCMHVLPELEGVHTVISYASNGNDNELMISIGEDRDAKEIGLWIGNEFVNLPHNFRSHDWTNYCITWSSHTGGAELWINGRVGEQRYLKSSYTISPGGVFLLGKDQDGYLGISNADAFVGKMTDVNVWDYVLTTADIRDQMSCQSNSTAVGNVFSWGTTKLSLYGGVQLDSQYRCS, encoded by the exons ATGCATTGGGCAGACCAGTACCCTTCATGTGGGGGTATGAAGCAGTCACCAATTGATATCCAGCGGCGCAGCGTGAGACACAACCCAGACATGTTACAACTGGAGCTCAGCGGATATGATGCACAGAAGGGAACTTTCCTCATGTCCAACAACGGGCACTCAG TTCAAATTGACCTGCCTCCCACTATGAAAATCACCAAGGGCCTCCCAGGAAAATACACAGCTGTCCAGATGCACCTGCACTGGGGCGGCTGGGACCTCGAGGCCAGTGGAGCGGAGCACACTATAGATGGCACCCGTTACATGGCAGAG CTCCATGTTGTCCATTACAATTCTGACAAGTACGCGAGCTTTACTGAAGCCAGAGATAAGCCAGACGGGCTGGCAGTACTCGCCTTTTTCTATGAT GACGGGCATTTTGAGAACACCTACTATAGTGACTTCATCTCTAACCTGGCCAAAATCAAGTATGCAG GTCAGTCCATGAACATTTCGAAAATCAACGTGCGCTCCATGCTGCCCGAGAACCTCAACCATTTCTTCAGATACCAGGGCTCCCTCACCACTCCACCCTGCTACGAGAGCATCCTCTGGACGGTGTTCGATACGCCCATCACTCTCTCACATAACCAG ATCAGAAAACTGGAGAGTACTCTGATGGACATTGACAACAAGACCATATGGAATGACTACCGCATTGCTCAGCCCCTCAATGACCGTGTGGTGGAGTCTTCTTTCCTGCCACGCCTCGGGAAAGGAA caTTTTGTCGCCAAGATGAAATTGAGTCCAGGCTCCTGAAGATTGAGGGCCTGATAACGTCTCTTGGAAAGCATATGTATTCAG TTGGACATGGCAGCTCAAAGCCTACCAGATATG AACCTCGCGCACTGTTTCCTCTGGTGCTCAACTTCCAGGAGAAAAATTCTGGTAGTTACGCTTTGGCCCGCCTCGACCACCGCATGGACCTGACCTCCTTCACTGTCTGCATGCATGTCCTGCCGGAGCTTGAGGGGGTCCACACTGTCATCTCCTACGCCAGTAATGGCAACGACAACGAGCTGATGATCTCCATCGGTGAAGACAGAGATGCGAAAGAGATTGGCCTCTGGATTGGCAACGAGTTCGTCAACCTGCCACACAACTTCAGGTCACACGACTGGACCAACTACTGCATCACCTGGTCTTCCCACACCGGTGGGGCAGAGCTGTGGATCAATGGCAGGGTGGGCGAGCAGCGGTACCTGAAAAGCAGTTACACAATCAGCCCTGGAGGTGTGTTCCTCCTGGGCAAAGACCAGGATGGATACCTGGGCATCTCTAACGCAGACGCCTTTGTGGGTAAGATGACTGATGTCAACGTGTGGGACTATGTGCTGACCACAGCAGATATCCGGGACCAGATGTCATGTCAGAGTAACAGCACAGCGGTGGGAAATGTGTTCAGCTGGGGAACCACCAAACTTAGTCTGTATGGAGGGGTGCAGCTGGACAGCCAGTACAGATGCTCCTGA